One region of Mucilaginibacter gotjawali genomic DNA includes:
- the rfbD gene encoding dTDP-4-dehydrorhamnose reductase, giving the protein MNNIVVFGASGQLGHCLKDFAEKNKISSVYFPTETEANILDNDALTKVFDTYKPSFSINCAAYTAVDKAEDDRELAFKINKTGVENISRHCAANGSALIHISTDFVFKGDQPTPRNEGDIAEPISVYGETKLQGELALKEILSKHFIIRTGWLYSEYGNNFVKTMLKLGAERDELKIIADQTGTPTYGMDLAACIMHIISVNSQDYGTYHYSNEGVASWYDFTKAIFDLSGTKVKTLPIKTSEYITKATRPAYSVMDKSKIKQTFHLEIPYWRDSLSICVDRLKTK; this is encoded by the coding sequence ATGAATAATATTGTTGTTTTTGGTGCATCTGGTCAGTTAGGGCACTGTTTAAAGGACTTTGCTGAAAAAAATAAAATCTCATCAGTTTATTTCCCGACCGAAACTGAAGCAAATATCCTTGATAATGATGCTTTGACAAAGGTATTTGATACCTATAAACCTTCCTTTAGCATCAATTGTGCGGCGTATACGGCAGTCGACAAGGCTGAAGATGACCGGGAATTGGCGTTCAAGATCAATAAAACAGGAGTGGAGAATATAAGCAGGCATTGTGCAGCAAATGGTTCTGCGCTCATACATATTTCAACAGACTTTGTTTTTAAAGGCGATCAGCCGACACCGCGGAATGAAGGCGACATTGCTGAACCAATTAGTGTTTACGGTGAAACCAAACTGCAGGGCGAATTGGCTCTTAAAGAGATTTTGAGTAAACATTTCATCATTCGTACAGGTTGGCTTTATTCAGAATATGGTAACAACTTTGTAAAAACAATGCTGAAACTGGGTGCAGAAAGAGACGAATTGAAAATCATTGCTGACCAAACCGGAACACCGACTTACGGAATGGACCTTGCCGCCTGTATAATGCATATTATCAGCGTAAACAGCCAGGACTATGGTACTTATCACTATAGCAACGAAGGGGTGGCCTCATGGTATGATTTTACTAAGGCTATTTTTGATCTGTCGGGTACCAAAGTTAAAACGCTGCCAATAAAAACGTCAGAATATATTACAAAAGCAACAAGACCGGCTTATTCGGTAATGGATAAAAGTAAAATAAAACAGACTTTCCATCTGGAAATTCCTTATTGGAGGGACAGCTTGTCAATTTGTGTTGACAGATTAAAAACCAAATAA
- a CDS encoding glycosyltransferase — protein MRVLRVIASMDPKYGGPCQGLRSSIPESAKLGMENEVVCLNDPSAGFLDKDDFIIHALGEGKGPWNYNPDLLPWLLSNILKYDVVIVHGLWQYYSYAVKLAFSKLKSNEKTSSGKFQPLPALYVMPHGMLDPYFQKAKGRRLKAIRNWIYWKLVEGRLINSAKAVLFTCEEELRLARESFRPYKPAKEINIGYGIVSPPEFNVNMDKAFANVCNLVEPSPYMLFLSRINEKKGIDLLILAYLRIEKESNIPIAKLVIAGPGLETDYGKKMRVLASESKNIIFLGMITGDAKWGAFYGCEAFVLPSHQENFGIAVVEALACGKPVLISNKINIWQEIIDCKAGLISTDNLTSITEMLSAWVLMSNENKKQMEKNALKCFEINFEIEQSVKRMAEAIFEQ, from the coding sequence ATGAGAGTACTTAGAGTGATAGCAAGTATGGATCCGAAATACGGTGGGCCATGTCAAGGGCTGCGGAGTTCAATTCCCGAGTCAGCAAAATTAGGGATGGAAAACGAAGTGGTTTGTCTTAACGATCCGTCCGCCGGTTTTTTGGATAAAGATGATTTCATTATTCATGCTTTGGGCGAGGGAAAAGGCCCCTGGAATTACAACCCCGATTTACTACCCTGGCTGCTGTCAAATATTTTGAAGTACGATGTGGTAATTGTACATGGGCTGTGGCAATATTATTCCTATGCGGTTAAACTGGCTTTTAGCAAACTAAAGAGCAATGAAAAAACCTCTTCCGGGAAATTTCAACCATTGCCGGCACTCTATGTAATGCCACACGGCATGCTGGATCCCTATTTTCAGAAAGCAAAAGGCAGGCGGTTAAAAGCAATAAGAAATTGGATATACTGGAAATTGGTAGAAGGCAGGTTAATTAACAGCGCTAAAGCCGTGCTGTTTACCTGCGAAGAAGAATTGAGGTTAGCCCGTGAATCTTTCCGGCCTTACAAACCAGCGAAGGAAATAAATATAGGTTACGGCATTGTTTCGCCACCTGAATTCAATGTTAATATGGATAAAGCCTTTGCCAATGTTTGCAATTTGGTAGAACCCTCTCCTTATATGCTGTTTTTGAGCAGGATAAATGAAAAAAAAGGCATCGACTTATTGATATTGGCATATCTGCGGATTGAAAAGGAAAGCAATATTCCTATAGCAAAGCTGGTGATTGCCGGACCCGGGCTTGAAACCGATTATGGCAAAAAAATGCGGGTTTTGGCGTCTGAAAGCAAAAATATCATTTTTCTGGGCATGATAACAGGTGATGCAAAATGGGGCGCGTTTTATGGATGCGAAGCATTTGTATTGCCCAGCCACCAGGAAAATTTCGGCATCGCTGTTGTAGAAGCATTGGCTTGCGGCAAACCTGTGCTAATATCAAATAAAATTAACATTTGGCAGGAAATAATAGATTGCAAAGCAGGATTAATATCCACAGACAACTTAACATCCATAACTGAAATGCTTTCGGCATGGGTATTAATGTCAAACGAAAATAAAAAGCAAATGGAGAAAAACGCCTTGAAGTGTTTTGAAATAAATTTCGAGATCGAACAATCTGTTAAAAGAATGGCTGAAGCTATTTTTGAGCAGTAG
- a CDS encoding acyltransferase, which produces MGFNIAKGSYIFMGCTFDKTNDLSIGINSVINGKCRMDTRGGITIGENVSISSEVVILTADHDISTSDMSGRNKPVSIGNYVWVGTRAMILPGVSIGEGAVIAAGSIVTRNVNAFEVVAGIPAKKIGERPVNGAFTYTASYKRLFQ; this is translated from the coding sequence ATGGGATTTAATATTGCAAAGGGCAGTTATATTTTTATGGGCTGCACCTTTGACAAAACGAATGATCTGTCTATTGGCATTAACTCGGTGATAAACGGAAAATGCCGGATGGATACACGGGGTGGAATAACGATAGGCGAAAATGTATCCATATCAAGTGAAGTTGTGATCCTGACAGCAGATCATGACATAAGCACTTCGGATATGAGCGGCAGAAACAAACCGGTATCAATTGGAAATTATGTTTGGGTAGGCACCAGGGCAATGATTCTTCCGGGCGTATCCATTGGCGAGGGAGCCGTTATTGCCGCAGGAAGTATTGTAACCCGTAATGTTAACGCGTTTGAAGTTGTAGCGGGTATTCCTGCAAAAAAAATAGGCGAGCGCCCGGTTAACGGGGCCTTTACCTATACGGCTTCATATAAAAGGCTTTTTCAATGA
- a CDS encoding glycosyltransferase family 4 protein encodes MLIISHPTANQNVRAAVKGLVDAGVEIQFNTSVAAFPGSFIHQLSRLPGFSEIRRRTFDPSFRYSTQTNPFKEVARMVASKAGLRSLTKHETGMFSIDAVYQSLDHKVSKVVRKRKNEIAAVYAYEDGAIQTFLTAKENNIACLYDLPIGYWRVARELLALEMKKYPDWTPTLTGLSDSNRKLHQKDEELRLADHIFVASTFTAKTLASFPGNLPQINIIPYGFPTPGPIKVYDYKGQRPLKVLFVGGLTQRKGLSYLFEAAKYLKPHIELTIVGKKMSGDCAPLNEGLESNTWIPSLPNSEILELMHAHDVLIFPSLFEGFGLVITEAMAQGTPVITTDRTAGPDLITNEENGWLVEAGTTESLIIALQNILSSPSLVMKAGIEAIEAARRRPWEFYGNELAAAVLKICEKKN; translated from the coding sequence ATGCTTATAATTTCACATCCTACTGCGAATCAAAATGTTAGGGCTGCCGTTAAAGGTCTGGTCGACGCCGGCGTGGAAATTCAATTTAATACCTCTGTTGCTGCATTCCCCGGATCGTTTATACACCAGTTATCACGGCTGCCCGGTTTCTCGGAAATTCGCCGAAGAACTTTTGATCCTTCGTTTCGTTACTCAACTCAAACCAATCCATTTAAGGAAGTAGCACGAATGGTAGCTTCAAAGGCCGGATTAAGGTCTTTAACAAAGCATGAAACCGGGATGTTTTCAATTGACGCCGTTTATCAATCGCTTGATCACAAAGTATCTAAAGTAGTACGAAAAAGAAAAAATGAAATTGCCGCTGTTTACGCCTACGAAGACGGGGCGATACAAACATTTTTAACTGCAAAGGAAAACAATATTGCATGCCTGTATGATCTGCCGATAGGGTACTGGCGGGTTGCCCGTGAACTATTGGCTTTAGAAATGAAAAAATATCCGGACTGGACTCCTACATTAACAGGGCTTAGCGATTCAAACAGAAAACTCCATCAAAAAGATGAGGAGCTGAGATTGGCAGACCATATATTTGTAGCGAGTACTTTTACGGCAAAAACACTTGCCAGTTTCCCGGGTAATTTACCACAAATCAATATTATACCCTATGGTTTTCCAACGCCCGGGCCAATTAAAGTTTATGACTATAAAGGGCAGCGGCCTTTAAAAGTGTTATTTGTTGGAGGCCTAACCCAAAGAAAAGGATTGTCCTATCTTTTTGAAGCAGCGAAATATTTAAAACCGCATATTGAACTTACTATTGTTGGGAAAAAAATGTCTGGTGATTGCGCTCCGCTAAATGAAGGCTTGGAGTCAAACACCTGGATACCATCATTACCTAATTCCGAAATACTGGAATTGATGCACGCCCATGATGTTTTAATTTTTCCATCACTCTTTGAAGGATTTGGGCTCGTCATCACAGAGGCGATGGCCCAGGGAACACCAGTGATTACAACAGATCGGACGGCTGGGCCTGATTTGATAACCAATGAAGAAAATGGATGGTTAGTAGAAGCAGGGACGACCGAATCGTTAATTATTGCTTTACAAAATATCTTATCGTCGCCTTCTTTGGTGATGAAAGCCGGTATAGAGGCAATAGAAGCGGCAAGGCGGCGCCCCTGGGAGTTTTATGGCAATGAGTTGGCTGCAGCTGTATTGAAAATTTGTGAAAAGAAAAATTAA
- a CDS encoding type 2 periplasmic-binding domain-containing protein, whose amino-acid sequence MLINSLIRKLNPVFIHTQTQVYKAQLIAMGYKPELLPLFSNIKRDGKLTGTKSSGDVLKIIVFGIIQERCFIKEFANDAAEYSIKNKRPISILFAGRLGARIVEWKSVIETSGLTIEIIGEQTAETISMLLSGADFGLSSTPLAQMEKSGAFAAMREHDLPVICIARQWTPRNVRFEPPHGVFNYPAMSFADIITGGITFQSEKQPAGNGLSAVTRLFVNSVQPESELHT is encoded by the coding sequence ATGCTGATTAACTCTTTAATAAGGAAATTAAACCCGGTTTTCATCCACACACAAACACAGGTGTACAAGGCGCAGTTAATTGCAATGGGTTATAAGCCTGAACTATTACCGCTGTTTTCGAACATCAAACGTGACGGAAAATTAACGGGAACAAAATCTTCCGGAGATGTGCTTAAAATAATAGTTTTTGGAATTATCCAGGAGCGCTGTTTTATAAAGGAATTTGCCAATGATGCTGCTGAATATTCAATAAAAAACAAACGGCCCATTTCTATATTATTTGCAGGCCGGCTGGGTGCCAGAATAGTTGAATGGAAATCTGTTATTGAAACATCAGGCTTGACGATTGAAATCATTGGTGAACAAACTGCTGAAACAATTTCTATGCTTCTTTCCGGGGCTGATTTTGGCTTGTCTTCAACCCCGTTGGCGCAAATGGAGAAAAGCGGCGCTTTCGCTGCCATGAGAGAACATGATTTACCTGTAATTTGCATCGCCAGACAGTGGACCCCCAGGAACGTAAGATTTGAGCCTCCACACGGCGTTTTTAATTACCCGGCGATGAGTTTTGCTGATATTATAACCGGCGGGATCACGTTTCAATCAGAAAAACAACCCGCAGGTAATGGTTTGTCAGCCGTTACCAGGTTATTTGTTAATAGTGTTCAACCTGAATCTGAACTTCACACCTAA
- a CDS encoding glycosyl hydrolase family 28-related protein, with the protein MLQSKITCVFLLANLLFADTSLKKKRCTNFFPMNPAIEYVSSAVVAKNRESEKEHPEKFHRKSQEKISINIESFGGKGDGITDNGPAFTKALAALPNGGIINFGKGVFTNHTRWLIKQSNITIKGQGPGNTVLTADSSVARTFDIGLERGHENIFQEGAKGDSSVIFPFVNKTKKGDDYIELKNKTWIENFPVGQKIFIRGGASYYDQDFGEINVVVKKYGNKLYLKYPLSRNYDYEGENWFGALLKDFKPPKVGGIAMAIIQHAPQKKGMPISIGNEIYSVVSEKGDTVFLLNPGRANSTNVIPAGTHVTKGRQVIIDRGPSNDTIDGLTIQGKQTRVFSADNTFNTLIVNCVITRDPIIRVPGPFIFTVDRARNVRFKNVVFQAPDVLPSTGQISRSSGDISFSECVFKNVSTDFSEFCFNSLVDSCTYDIINQKFATRMGKTASNCIATNTKFKIKGGSEAISMDDIQGFKNSQRKGCIVNSCYFEFDGTNTVIQNMGEGTNAFTNNVITGNFNAICLTLRIEHPDIDENKQTILLFKKNTIRATINRPLFNEGNADIEDNNFTLSGNPAHADAGIIVANSVKDTSLVFHLKLKNNNFNNWLKKENKISNYDDKANGSKMLEISNNVFNYK; encoded by the coding sequence ATGCTGCAATCGAAAATAACGTGTGTTTTCCTGCTGGCCAACTTGTTGTTTGCAGACACAAGTCTTAAAAAAAAGAGGTGCACTAACTTCTTTCCGATGAATCCGGCTATTGAATATGTTTCATCCGCAGTTGTCGCAAAAAATAGAGAAAGCGAAAAAGAGCACCCGGAAAAGTTCCATAGAAAAAGTCAGGAGAAAATCTCCATAAATATTGAATCGTTTGGTGGAAAGGGAGATGGAATTACTGATAACGGGCCGGCGTTTACTAAAGCGCTGGCCGCACTACCTAACGGCGGTATCATCAATTTTGGTAAAGGTGTGTTTACCAACCATACCAGATGGCTTATCAAGCAATCAAATATTACGATTAAAGGGCAGGGGCCGGGTAATACGGTCTTAACAGCTGACTCATCTGTTGCCAGAACTTTTGATATTGGCCTGGAAAGAGGACACGAAAACATTTTCCAGGAAGGCGCTAAAGGAGATTCCTCCGTTATATTTCCTTTTGTGAATAAGACTAAAAAAGGCGATGATTATATTGAATTAAAGAATAAAACATGGATCGAAAATTTCCCGGTGGGCCAAAAGATATTTATCCGGGGAGGAGCGAGCTATTATGACCAGGATTTCGGGGAAATTAATGTTGTTGTAAAAAAGTATGGCAATAAACTTTATTTGAAATATCCCTTATCAAGAAACTATGACTATGAAGGTGAAAATTGGTTTGGGGCGTTGCTAAAGGACTTTAAACCGCCTAAAGTTGGTGGCATTGCAATGGCAATAATTCAACATGCACCTCAAAAAAAAGGCATGCCCATATCTATCGGTAATGAAATCTATTCTGTCGTAAGCGAAAAAGGCGATACCGTTTTTTTATTAAATCCGGGTAGGGCAAACAGCACAAATGTTATCCCTGCGGGCACCCATGTAACTAAAGGCAGACAAGTGATCATTGACAGAGGGCCATCAAACGACACCATCGATGGGTTGACAATACAGGGAAAACAGACAAGGGTTTTTTCTGCCGACAATACTTTTAACACATTAATTGTTAATTGTGTAATTACCCGGGATCCAATTATCAGGGTGCCAGGTCCGTTCATTTTTACAGTAGACCGTGCCAGAAATGTAAGATTTAAAAATGTAGTATTTCAAGCACCGGACGTTTTACCCTCAACTGGCCAGATTTCGCGTTCAAGCGGAGACATTTCCTTTTCAGAATGCGTTTTTAAAAATGTTTCGACGGATTTTTCTGAATTTTGTTTTAATAGCCTGGTAGATAGTTGCACTTATGATATCATCAATCAAAAATTTGCAACACGAATGGGAAAGACGGCTTCTAATTGTATTGCCACAAATACGAAATTTAAAATCAAAGGCGGTTCAGAAGCTATTAGTATGGATGATATTCAGGGGTTTAAGAACAGTCAGCGCAAGGGTTGTATCGTCAATTCTTGTTATTTTGAATTTGACGGAACTAACACTGTTATACAAAATATGGGTGAAGGGACGAATGCGTTTACGAACAATGTAATAACAGGGAACTTTAACGCAATATGCCTAACATTGAGAATAGAACACCCTGATATTGACGAAAACAAACAAACTATTCTTTTATTCAAAAAAAACACGATCAGGGCGACAATAAATAGACCACTTTTTAACGAAGGGAATGCTGACATTGAAGACAATAATTTCACCTTATCAGGGAACCCCGCTCATGCTGATGCTGGTATTATAGTAGCAAATAGCGTGAAAGATACCAGCCTGGTTTTTCATTTGAAATTAAAGAATAACAACTTTAATAACTGGCTGAAAAAGGAAAATAAAATTTCGAATTATGACGATAAGGCAAACGGATCAAAAATGCTCGAGATAAGTAACAATGTTTTTAACTACAAATAA
- a CDS encoding acyltransferase family protein produces the protein MKRNTNTLYILRFVAAIMVIMYHYAPRRHISFFTSFFISNGGEATNFFFFISGFVMIIANSKFMKNDIQYFSKNEFYIKRFARIYPLYITALLALAVFHFFIQPIDTGTVKYRLPFEALCIQRWLYKGSFNYPGWTISAEFLFYLIFPYAFVFMEKNVRRFNLAVFVYYIITLVIGVFLSFLAHKTSNVKGVGIVNTIYLHPVFLTSVFLFGMVCGRNYVDNKTAFFYNKWNNRICIVLSIVTIFIAKYYLVGFGLVQSGLLAPVYYMLVTSITSFGNQETRLFNSRVFLFLGDISYGIYILQYPVYVFFTHYILTINSGLSLFYYMLFLISVGGLAYFSIEKPAKTLILSLYNKRKFNSVILADKMV, from the coding sequence ATGAAAAGAAACACCAACACCTTATATATTTTAAGATTTGTGGCTGCGATCATGGTTATTATGTATCATTATGCTCCGCGCAGGCATATTTCATTTTTTACTTCATTTTTCATATCAAACGGTGGGGAGGCTACGAATTTTTTCTTTTTTATTTCTGGCTTTGTAATGATAATTGCAAACTCAAAATTCATGAAAAATGACATACAATATTTCTCAAAGAATGAATTTTATATAAAACGCTTCGCCAGGATTTATCCGCTTTATATAACGGCTTTGCTCGCTCTGGCCGTTTTTCATTTTTTTATTCAGCCAATTGATACCGGCACTGTGAAGTATAGGTTGCCATTTGAAGCACTTTGCATTCAAAGGTGGCTTTATAAGGGCTCTTTTAACTACCCGGGTTGGACAATTTCCGCCGAATTTTTATTTTATTTAATTTTTCCATACGCTTTCGTATTTATGGAGAAAAATGTCAGGAGGTTTAACTTGGCTGTTTTTGTATATTACATTATAACACTTGTTATTGGCGTTTTTCTAAGCTTTTTGGCACATAAAACATCAAATGTAAAAGGAGTGGGGATTGTTAATACCATATATTTACATCCAGTGTTCCTGACGTCAGTTTTTCTTTTTGGGATGGTATGCGGACGAAATTACGTTGATAATAAAACGGCATTTTTTTACAATAAATGGAATAATCGAATTTGTATTGTTTTAAGTATTGTTACCATTTTTATTGCAAAATACTACTTAGTTGGTTTTGGCTTGGTGCAAAGTGGCTTATTGGCTCCCGTATACTATATGCTTGTAACCAGTATAACAAGCTTTGGTAATCAGGAAACCCGTTTATTTAATAGCAGGGTTTTTCTTTTCCTGGGAGATATAAGCTATGGAATTTATATTCTGCAATACCCTGTTTACGTTTTCTTCACCCATTATATTTTAACTATTAACAGTGGGCTTTCGCTGTTTTACTACATGCTGTTTTTAATATCAGTAGGCGGTTTGGCATATTTCAGTATCGAAAAGCCTGCTAAAACTTTAATATTGAGTTTGTACAACAAGCGTAAATTTAATTCGGTAATACTGGCCGATAAAATGGTATAG
- a CDS encoding WcaF family extracellular polysaccharide biosynthesis acetyltransferase: MLDSKIRLENFDSGKGYSKGANYLTIVGWYVIKWLFFLTSVPYPSGLKVFLLKLFGAKAGKGIIIKPKVNIHMPWRIEIGDYAWIGEEVFILNFEQVTIGNNVCISQRAFLCGGNHDYLDPGFMYRNGPIVVRDGAWVGASCFIGPNVVIGIDAVVSAGSVVTKSVSANGIYKGNPAEFVKKRWD; encoded by the coding sequence ATGTTAGATTCAAAAATAAGACTTGAAAATTTCGATTCGGGTAAAGGATATAGTAAAGGTGCAAATTACCTTACTATAGTAGGTTGGTACGTAATAAAGTGGCTTTTTTTTCTTACTTCAGTGCCCTATCCAAGCGGCCTGAAAGTTTTTTTATTAAAATTATTTGGCGCAAAAGCAGGAAAAGGCATTATAATTAAACCCAAAGTAAATATCCACATGCCATGGAGGATAGAAATAGGCGACTATGCATGGATTGGTGAAGAAGTCTTTATACTCAATTTCGAACAAGTAACAATTGGAAACAACGTGTGTATATCACAGAGGGCGTTTTTATGTGGTGGCAACCACGATTATCTTGATCCCGGATTTATGTACCGTAACGGGCCAATTGTTGTTCGTGACGGTGCGTGGGTAGGTGCCTCTTGTTTTATAGGGCCCAATGTTGTTATTGGTATTGATGCTGTTGTATCTGCGGGGTCAGTAGTTACCAAAAGCGTATCAGCTAACGGTATATATAAAGGTAACCCGGCAGAATTTGTAAAAAAGAGATGGGATTAA
- a CDS encoding acyltransferase — protein sequence MSYFFDQTIFVLRFRYLKKVSSWLKRKFWMVMGMKIGKGTFIPKLHVTWPHQVAIGHNCKIEQDVYFKFDGIWKAGPAIVIGNNVFIGANCEFNISESISIGNDCLIASGSRFIDHDHGTKLNKLMRQQPAKHGPIVIGNDVWIGCNTTVLKGVGIGDGAIIAAGAVVTKSVLPNEIWAGVPAKKIGERK from the coding sequence ATGAGCTATTTTTTTGATCAAACTATTTTTGTTTTGCGCTTTCGATATTTAAAGAAAGTGAGCAGCTGGCTGAAAAGGAAATTTTGGATGGTGATGGGTATGAAAATAGGTAAGGGTACATTCATACCAAAGCTCCACGTAACCTGGCCGCACCAGGTTGCCATCGGACATAATTGTAAAATTGAGCAGGACGTATATTTTAAATTCGACGGCATCTGGAAAGCCGGGCCGGCTATTGTTATTGGAAACAATGTATTTATCGGTGCTAATTGCGAGTTTAATATCAGTGAGTCTATTTCTATTGGTAATGATTGTTTAATAGCTTCGGGAAGCAGGTTTATAGATCATGACCATGGAACTAAACTGAACAAGCTAATGCGCCAGCAACCTGCTAAACACGGACCGATAGTAATTGGAAATGATGTTTGGATAGGATGTAATACAACTGTACTGAAAGGGGTTGGTATTGGGGACGGCGCCATAATAGCAGCCGGCGCAGTGGTTACCAAATCAGTACTGCCAAACGAAATTTGGGCCGGCGTGCCCGCAAAAAAAATAGGAGAAAGAAAATAA
- a CDS encoding glycosyltransferase family 2 protein: MPRLSVIIPTYNRNDLLSNCLNCLAPEVQLLSLNDYEVIVSDDNTDSQTKKLIEDSFPWVKWVEGPKMGPAANRNNGVKVAQGEWLLFTDDDCLPTDRWISAYSNEIKSGAAKVLEGLTDAERPRKRFDEESPLNLHGGCLWSCNFAIEKKLFYEVGCFDEEFPFAAMEDLDFHRRVKSKEKIVFVPGAKVIHPWRIVKPFKGYKKWIFSNRYFMAKHNIKVDKSFRFLRIKILINQFFSSSALLVKYSFKGLGFF; encoded by the coding sequence ATGCCAAGGTTATCAGTTATAATCCCCACGTACAACCGAAATGATTTGTTATCCAACTGCCTTAACTGTTTGGCTCCTGAAGTTCAGTTGTTATCCCTAAATGATTACGAAGTTATTGTAAGTGATGATAATACCGATAGCCAAACCAAAAAACTCATAGAAGATAGTTTTCCATGGGTTAAATGGGTTGAGGGGCCTAAAATGGGCCCTGCTGCAAACAGGAACAATGGCGTTAAAGTGGCACAAGGTGAATGGCTGCTTTTTACCGATGATGATTGTTTACCAACTGATCGCTGGATAAGTGCGTATAGCAATGAAATTAAATCAGGTGCTGCTAAAGTTTTAGAAGGCTTAACGGATGCCGAAAGGCCAAGAAAAAGATTTGACGAGGAGTCTCCTTTAAATTTACATGGTGGTTGTCTTTGGTCGTGTAATTTCGCAATTGAAAAAAAACTATTTTACGAAGTCGGCTGCTTCGACGAAGAATTTCCATTCGCGGCCATGGAAGATCTTGATTTTCATCGCCGCGTAAAGTCCAAAGAAAAAATAGTGTTTGTACCTGGTGCCAAAGTAATCCACCCCTGGAGAATTGTAAAACCTTTTAAAGGATACAAAAAATGGATTTTCTCAAACAGGTATTTCATGGCGAAACATAATATTAAAGTTGATAAATCTTTTCGTTTTCTCAGGATTAAAATATTGATAAACCAATTTTTTTCATCTTCAGCCCTTTTGGTCAAATATTCATTTAAAGGTTTGGGTTTTTTTTAG
- a CDS encoding glycosyltransferase, protein MLETNSLDNKIDVIFFQRKPRPGFNFSMEYIFSDVRNRLAGKISATVKISKYFNDVLPVKLYNIIEAGIKQGKGINHIIGEVHFLNFFMRKNHVILTIHDCNMVERKQGLSRLLIKNLYLCWPVKRAKYITCVSLFTKNQVVKYSKCAESKVLVIPVAVHPIFKPSEKEFNTLKPTILHIGLGYNKNIFRLLDAIEGLSCHLSIVGELSPGHIEALNAKGIDYSNSYNLSQEEIYQKYIDCDIMSFVSTSEGFGMPIIEANCVERVVITSNVSSMPEVAGNAACLVDPFDVASMREGFERLIADHDYRNKLIENGRLNRLRFDGDNIANEYHKLYLKTLSELR, encoded by the coding sequence ATGTTAGAAACCAACTCTTTAGATAATAAAATTGACGTTATTTTTTTTCAGCGTAAACCAAGACCGGGGTTTAATTTTAGCATGGAGTATATTTTTTCCGATGTAAGAAACAGATTGGCTGGAAAAATTTCTGCTACCGTGAAGATTTCCAAATATTTTAACGATGTTTTACCCGTAAAGTTATATAACATCATTGAAGCTGGTATAAAGCAGGGTAAAGGGATCAATCATATTATAGGTGAAGTGCATTTTCTGAATTTTTTTATGAGGAAAAATCACGTTATTCTAACAATTCATGATTGCAATATGGTAGAGAGGAAGCAGGGTTTGTCAAGATTATTGATAAAAAACTTATACCTCTGCTGGCCGGTTAAACGGGCTAAGTATATTACTTGTGTATCGCTTTTTACAAAAAATCAAGTTGTTAAGTATTCCAAATGTGCAGAGAGCAAAGTGCTTGTAATACCCGTTGCAGTCCACCCTATATTCAAACCATCTGAAAAAGAATTTAATACCCTAAAGCCAACTATCCTGCATATTGGCCTGGGATATAATAAAAACATATTCAGACTGTTGGATGCTATAGAGGGGCTTAGCTGCCACTTATCAATAGTTGGTGAACTTTCACCAGGGCATATTGAAGCGTTAAATGCCAAAGGGATCGACTATAGTAACAGTTATAACTTATCTCAGGAAGAAATCTATCAAAAGTATATCGATTGCGATATAATGTCTTTTGTTTCAACATCTGAGGGCTTTGGAATGCCCATTATTGAAGCGAATTGTGTGGAACGGGTTGTGATTACCAGTAATGTATCATCAATGCCTGAGGTGGCAGGCAATGCCGCCTGCCTGGTTGATCCCTTTGATGTAGCTTCGATGAGAGAAGGCTTTGAACGGCTTATTGCCGATCATGATTATAGAAATAAATTAATCGAAAACGGACGATTAAACAGACTTAGGTTTGACGGCGATAATATTGCTAATGAATATCATAAGTTATATTTAAAAACGCTTTCTGAACTAAGATAA